From Cydia fagiglandana chromosome 24, ilCydFagi1.1, whole genome shotgun sequence, a single genomic window includes:
- the LOC134676175 gene encoding uncharacterized protein LOC134676175: MTEDWKCFENNHQAIVLESEDPNNTYFTSETYDRVEEKYIEYKCQLKEALDKIKPQASLPAISTAYSHNNEANVSSAVKLPRIIIPVFSGKYAEWPTFHDLFESVIHNNQTLAPVQKLHYLKGYLSGEAEQLIRHTPITDANYEQCWTLLKKRYSNTRYISSCILNRLISQKTLSTASCYGVKQILDTTNECLSALTNMNIDVSSWDLIIIHLVIQKLDQESRKLWEHKISDNSDSLPTFSEFSTFLESRFRALEFLDPSNKRETKPKEAERPKVFSVTTTASSISCPRCAEAHLLYQCKRFGQDSVQQRRDFVKNKALCFNCFGAKHSATQCKRDTSCKRCGRRHHSLLHLDSEHPPSAQPSRVSEGDKIHGKQREGIQEKPEQREPVPSNIVAHAAEGSSMPNSEVMLTTALVKVENKGNCHTLRAFLDQGSQISFVSEHTVQLLQLHKIPANGSVDPSGLGGEKIPLSTPIKHKVQFKIQSTCGSFSCVVQAYVVRQVTNPIPSQKVEIHDWPELKKLKMADPGYDTPGHVDMLLGAEVYGQTLIEGMVRNPTSNLTAQNTALGWILSGKTQVTPGTRK, encoded by the exons ATGACAGAAGACTGGAAATGTTTCGAGAACAATCATCAAGCTATCGTGTTAGAATCCGAAGATCCCAACAACACCTATTTCACATCTGAGACTTATGACAGGGTCGAAGAGAAATATATCGAATATAAATGTCAGTTAAAAGAGGCCTTGgacaaaatcaaaccacaagcaAGCTTGCCGGCAATATCCACAGCTTACTCACACAATAATGAAGCCAATGTATCCAGTGCAGTGAAGCTACCAAGAATTATTATCCCAGTGTTCTCCGGCAAGTATGCAGAGTGGCCTACCTTTCATGATTTGTTTGAATCTGTGATCCATAACAACCAAACTTTAGCACCTGTGCAAAAGCTCCATTATTTGAAAGGTTATCTGTCAGGTGAGGCAGAGCAATTAATACGACACACACCCATAACTGATGCAAATTATGAACAATGTTGGACATTATTAAAGAAAAGGTATAGCAATACTCGCTACATCTCATCATGCATACTCAATCGATTAATAAGCCAGAAGACCTTATCCACAGCATCTTGTTATGGTGTCAAACAAATATTGGACACAACAAATGAATGTTTAAGTGCTCTCACCAACATGAATATAGACGTTTCATCCTGGGATCTCATTATTATCCACCTGGTCATACAGAAGCTTGACCAGGAATCCCGGAAACTATGGGAACACAAGATCAGTGACAACTCAGACTCACTACCAACCTTTAGTGAATTTTCAACATTCCTGGAATCCAGATTCAGAGCATTAGAGTTCCTCGATCCAAGTAACAAGAGAGAAACTAAACCAAAAGAAGCGGAGCGACCTAAGGTGTTCAGTGTTACTACAACAGCGTCATCAATATCCTGTCCACGCTGTGCAGAAGCTCACTTGTTGTACCAATGTAAGCGGTTTGGCCAGGACTCAGTACAACAACGACGggactttgtcaaaaataaggCGTTGTGCTTCAATTGCTTCGGAGCAAAGCATTCTGCAACACAGTGCAAGCGAGATACTTCGTGTAAGCGCTGCGGTCGTCGCCACCACTCCCTGCTGCATCTGGACAGCGAGCATCCACCTTCAGCGCAACCAAGCCGAGTTAGTGAAGGGGATAAGATCCACGGCAAACAGCGTGAAGGTATCCAGGAGAAGCCAGAGCAGAGGGAACCAGTCCCTAGTAACATTGTGGCTCATGCTGCTGAAGGGTCGAGTATGCCCAATAGTGAGGTAATGTTAACTACGGCATTAGTTAAGGTAGAAAATAAGGGAAATTGTCATACACTTAGGGCATTTCTTGACCAGGGTTCTCAAATATCATTTGTGAGTGAGCATACTGTTCAATTACTTCAGTTACACAAGATACCTGCAAATGGTAGTGTTGATCCTTCAGGACTGGGTGGGGAGAAAATCCCATTGTCAACACCAATTAAACACAAGGTTCAATTCAAAATACAATCCACTTGTGGCTCCTTTAGTTGTGTTGTTCAGGCATATGTGGTAAGACAGGTAACTAATCCCATTCCTTCACAGAAAGTTGAGATTCACGATTGGCCAGAGTTGAAGAAATTAAAGATGGCAGATCCAGGATATGACACTCCAGGGCATGTGGACATGTTGCTGGGTGCTGAGGTGTATGGACAGACTCTGATAGAGGGTATGGTACGGAATCCGACGTCCAACCTGACAGCACAAAACACCGCTCTGGGCTGGATCCTGTCAGGAAAAACGCAA GTCACTCCTGGGACCAGGAAGTAA